The genomic region AGCGCCGAAATCGGTGCCGGAGAGTTCGTGTTCCTGGTGGGGCCGTCCGGATCCGGCAAGTCGACGCTGCTGCGGCTGCTGCTGCGGGAGGACCGCGCGACCAGCGGGCAGGTCGTCGTCGCCGGCCGGGACGTCGCCCGGATTCCGGATCGGCGGGTTCCGCAGCTGCGCCGGATCGTCGGCTGCGTGTTCCAGGACTTCCGGCTGCTGCCGAACCGGACCGTGGCGGCCAATGTCGCGTTCGCCCTCGACGTGGTCGGCCGTCCCCGACATGTCGTGCGCAGCGTCGTCCCCGAAGTGCTGGAGCTGGTCGGCTTGGGGGAGAAGGCGGACCGCTATCCCGACGAGCTGTCCGGCGGCGAGCAGCAACGGGTCGCGATCGCCCGGGCGTTCGTCGGTCGGCCGCGGGTGCTGCTGGCCGACGAGCCGACCGGGAACCTCGACCCGGCCACCAGCATCGAGATCATGAGCCTGCTCGACGCCGTCCACCGCGCCGGCACGACCGTCGTCATGGCCACCCACAACGCGTCCCTGGTCGACGCGATGCGGCGCCGGGTGCTCGAGCTCGGCGACGGCGCACTGATCCGCGACGAGGCCGACGGCCGCTACGACCAGACCGCGCCGCAGCCCCTGCCGCCGTCCGAGCCAGCGCCGTCCGAGCCAGCGCCGTCCGAGCCAGCGCCGCTGGTGCCTGCGATGGTGGTGCCTGCGATGGTGGTGCCCGCCCAGCCGACCGGGGGGGCGCCCGACGGCGGCCCCCGCAGCCCGTGGGCGGCGCCGACG from Frankia alni ACN14a harbors:
- the ftsE gene encoding cell division ATP-binding protein FtsE, whose amino-acid sequence is MIVLSSVSKWYPNGARPALIDVSAEIGAGEFVFLVGPSGSGKSTLLRLLLREDRATSGQVVVAGRDVARIPDRRVPQLRRIVGCVFQDFRLLPNRTVAANVAFALDVVGRPRHVVRSVVPEVLELVGLGEKADRYPDELSGGEQQRVAIARAFVGRPRVLLADEPTGNLDPATSIEIMSLLDAVHRAGTTVVMATHNASLVDAMRRRVLELGDGALIRDEADGRYDQTAPQPLPPSEPAPSEPAPSEPAPLVPAMVVPAMVVPAQPTGGAPDGGPRSPWAAPTRNGPVG